The following nucleotide sequence is from Brachyspira suanatina.
AGTATAACAGAGAAAATATAACTATCTAAAAAAAGAAAACTAGCAATTATTAATAGTTCTGTAAATATTATTAATATCATAAGAGCAAAATTCTTTTTAATAGATGCAAATCCAAAGAAAGTATATATGATGATTTTAGATTTACTGTTCCTATATTCTTCATATATGTGTTTAAAGTAACTTATAAATATTAATGCAATAGATACTAGAAATAGAGATGGAAACAAAGTTGATGTTATTAATATAGAACTTTTAATATTTACATTATCACCATCTCCAATTAATAATTTTGAAGATATTCTATTTTCTTTTTCTTCTTTTATATTCACATAGGCATATTCTTCATAGGATATATTAGTATTTCCTGTAGATCCTACATAAAGTATATGCATAAGTACAACGCCATTTCCAGGATTTTTTAAATTTAATTTAGCTTTTGCTACTCCATTTTCATCTGTAGGAACTACGTATATATTGGTATACATATTAGTTGATTCATTAGTATTTACTGCAGCTTCTTCATTTTGATCAATTTCTTTTAAAAGTATTTCTTCTTTTTGATTTTCATCTATTTCAAAATCAAACATATCAGGGTGTAATGATGTGAATCTTACCAATCTATTAACAAGAGGAAAGCCTCTTCTTTCAAGCATTATAGATATTTCATTTTGAGTATTTGTAATATCTGATTCATTAGTTTCATCTGATTCTTTATATATTGTAAAATTATTTTCTTTTTCGTAAGTGAATTTATATTCAGGATCTTTATTTGTTGTATTATCTTGAGCATATACTATATTTAATATTGCAAGAAATATTATTAAATATTTTAGCATTTATAAAAATCTCCTGATAAAGAAATGAAATTAATGATTATTTATTATCGAACAAATTAATAAAATTAAATAATATAATTTTTTATATTATTTAACCTTATTAATTCTTTATGATACGAAAAAGTTTTATTAACAATAATAAAAACTGCTAAAAAACCTAATTAGTAAAAAAGAACACCATCTTTTTTTAAAGATTAGTGTTCTTTATTTTTTTATTTGTATAGCTATTAATTATTTTATAAGAGCAACTATCTCTTCATTTTTTACTATTAAAAATTCAGTATCTCCTTCTTTGATCTGAATACCAGCATATTTATCATATATAACTATATCGCCTTTTTTAACTTTTATGTCTTCGCTGTCTCCTACTTCTACTACTTCTGCTTTTTGAGTTTTTTCTTTAGCTGTATCTGGAAGAAGTATTCCGCTTGAAGTTTTTTCTTCTTGTTCTAATACTTTTAAAAGAACTCTATCTGCTAATGGTTTAATAGATGACATATTTTATATCTCCTTAAAATGTATTTATTTCGATAATTTTTTTAATAATTTTTGATATATTCTATAATAAAAAATATTAAAAGTCAATAACTGCCTAAACACTAATGATTATTTAGTATTCTATAAGAACATTAACAGGATATTTTTCTATTTCTTTTCTTCCATTTAATTCTTTTAATTCTATTAAGAAAGAAGAACCTACAACTACACCTTCTAATTTTTCAACCATTTTGATCATAGCAAGTGCTGTTCCGCCTGTAGCTATTAAGTCATCTACTATTAAAACTCTTTCACCTTTTTTGATAGCATCTTCATGCATATATAAAGTATCTGTACCATATTCTAAAGCATATTCTTCTGAAATAGTTTTATAAGGAAGCTTTCCTTTTTTTCTTACAGGGATAAATCCGCAGTTTAGTTTATAAGCTAATGCTGAACCTATTAAAAAACCTCTGCTTTCTGCTCCAACTATGTAATCTATTTTTTCAGAGCTTATTTGTTCAGCCATTTTATCTATTGCATATTTGAAAGCATCTTTATTTTGAAGTAAAGTAGTGATATCTCTAAAAAGTATGCCTTTTTTAGGATAATCTTGAATATTTCTTATATAGTCTTTTAACTCCATATAACACCTCGTTTTTATTTAAAAATAGTTATGTAAACCATAACACAGTCTTTGATTATAATACTTTTGTAAAAAAAATCAATAAAAAATACTGCTTTTAATAAACTAATTTTAATATATTATATTAGGCAATAGGAGTATATTATGAATTATTATATTGGTATAGATTTAGGAACATCATCTGTAAAAACTTTAATAATGTCATCAAATGGAAAAATAGCAGCATTATCTCAAAAAGATTATGATTTTGATAAGCCGTACTATAATTTTTCCGAGCAAGATGTTGATATATGGTGGGAGAGCACTATATTTACTATAAAAGATTCTATAAATCAATTAAGGAAAGTAGATTCAAATTATAAAATATCAGGAATAAGTTTTTCAGGACAAATGCATGGACTTGTAGCCTTGGATAAAAATGGAAATGTTTTAAGAAAAGCTATATTATGGTGTGATTCAAGAAGCGTTAAAGAACTTAATTATATAAATAATATAGTAGGTTTAGAAAAAATAATGCAGATCAATCATAGTCCTATAGCTGTGGGATTTTTACTTCCTTCTTTGATTTGGATAAAAAATAATGAACCTAATATATATGAAAATATTTATAAAGTAATTCTTCCAAAAGATTATATAAGATACAAATTAACAGGTATAATTTCTTCTGATATAACAGATGCAGCTGCTACTGGAGTTTTTGATAGTGATAATTCTTCTTGGTCTGATTATATAATAGAAAAACTTAATTTAGAAAGAAAGATTTTTCCAGATATTTTTTATCCTTATGAGATATCCGGATATATTACAGAGAAAGCAAGTAAAGAAACAGGTTTAGAAATAGGAGTGAAGGTTTCTTATGGAGGGGCTGATCAAGTTATGCAGGCTATAGGAAATGGTATAATAAACACAAATACAGCATCCATTACTATAGGAACGGGCGGACAAATTTTAATGCCTATAGATAAGCCTATTTATGATAAAAAGAATATGGCTTCACATACTTTCAATTTTTTATTTCCTGATACTTGGTATTATTTAGGTGCTGCATTATCCTCTGGTTTGGCATTGAAATGGGCTAAGAATAATTTTTGCAATATAAATGAAACTTTTAAAGATATAGATTTAAAAGTTAAAGATATAAATCCAGGAAGTAATGGTATAATATTTCTTCCTTATTTAGCTGGCGAAAGAACTCCTCATATGAACAGTGATGCTTCTGCTATGTTTTTGGGATTAACTTTAAATCATAATAGATATCATATTTTAAGGGCAGTTATGGAGGGAGTTGTATATTCTTTAAAAGACTGCTTCAGGATTTTAACTGATGATTTAAATATAGAATGCAATAGATTAATAGCTTCAGGAGGAGGCTCTTATAGTGATGTATGGCTTCAGATTCAGTCTGATATTTTAGATAGGGAAATTTATGTTTCAAAAACTAAAGAACAGGCTGCATTAGGTGCTGCTATGACTTCTGCTATTTCAAATAAAGAGTATTCAAATTATGAGGAAGCTGTAAATAATATTATAAAATATAATGATAAACCTGTGATGCCAATTAATGAGCATGTAAAAATTTATAATGAGTATTATCAAATATTTAGAGAATGCTATCAAAATAACCATAAATTAATGCTTAAAATAAAAAATATAATATAGAAACAAATTTTGAAGTATTTAAAAAAGTTAATACTTCAAATGCAATATTGTATTTTTTATATATAATTACAGCATTATAAAAATGAGGTGGTTATATGAAGTTAAGAAATTATTTAATACTACTACTATTATTATTTATAAATGTATGTAATTCATTTTCCCAGAATGTTCCTAGTTTTTCTAAAATGGTGTTAACTATGAATATTGGTAATATTACTAGAAAGATGGATACCACTCCTAAAGAAATTATGAAAAGAATCATGGATAAAGGATCTTCATCTATAAGCATAACTGATTATTTGGCATTTGAAAGAATAATGGGATCTATAGATTTTTATTCTGATATGTATGTTATATTTTATAAATCAGATAGTAAATATGCAAAACTACAGAGTACGGTATTAATGTCCTATAATGATTTAAATACTTTAAAAAAAGCATTATATAGTTTACTTAGTCAATATGAAAAGCAAGTATATTCTTCAGGCAATATAGAATATATAGTTTTATTAAAAGAATATATAATTATAACATTGGGAAATGGTATATTTTCTATAACTTCATGTGATTACGATTCAGATTTTACATATATTGATGGTATATTAAATAATTCTTCCTATTTAACAGATAGGGGGTTTACTGAACTTCAAAATAAAACATCTGATATTAAGTTATGGCTTGATTTGTCATTAGTTTATGAGAGTGAATATCTTGAAGATCAAATTAATATTGATGTTGTTAGAAAATATTTTCAAAATTCATCAGCAACATTTTCTTTAAATTTAGATGATGAAAATGCTATATGTGATTTTGATTTATATTTACCTAATATAAATTTGTCTCGTATAAGTAAAAAGATGGATTACAGACTGATGAGGTATATAGATGGAAGTTTATCTTTTTTTACTATGGCATTAGATATAGATGGATTAAAAAAAACTATTAAAACATATTTTCCAGAATCAGAATTTGAAAGTGATTTTATGTATGATTATGGTAATGGATATAAAATAGATTTCTATGAAATATTTGATGGTAATGTTGTTGTTTCTTTTTTAGAGAATGATAATTATGTTATAGCAGCATCATTAAAAGATCAGGATAAATTATGGGATATATTTAAATCTACTCCTTATTCTTCTTTAAGAAAAATTGGATATGATTCATACATTATAGAAATAGATGAAGCTTATATTTGTGTGCATGATAATGTTTGTTCTATGTTTACTAAATCATTGTCTCTTGATTATATAGAAAATGTAATTAATGGAAATAATTCTTTAGAAGGTAATAATTTAAAAGTTTTTTTAAATAATGACTTTACATTTTATTTAGATATAGATAATGCTTACAGATTAGTTACTAATAGATATGATCAATATAATGAATATGAGGAATTTGATTTTATTATAAAAGAGTTAAAATATTCAAGCGGAAGTTTAAAGATAAGCAGTAACAAGATAGATTCTAGTGTTAGAATAAATTTCAAAAATGGAACAAAAGACGGTTTAATAAATATTTTAAATTCATTTATGGATGAGTTTTAAAATTAATAATAAGGGCGGGAAAATATAAGTAAAGTTTGAAATTTTCTTACATATCCCTCCCTTTATTTTTTTTATTTAATTTAAAATTTTTATATTTTATTATTATTTAAACTTAATCATAAAATAATCCCTACAAGTTTTTATCAAATATATTTTTTATTTTACTTATCAAACAATATTATATAAATAATTTTACATCTTTTTTGTGATTATAAAAATATTTTACAGATATTTAAATATATATGTTTATAAAATATTCTATGTTATCTAATTTAAGGAGATTTTTATATGAATTTTCAAAGAAAAATACTTTTCATACCAGCATTATTAATATTATTTTCTTTTAATCTTTTTGCTAATTTTAAATTTGGAATTAGTCCTAGACTTGGAGCTGATATAAATATAGCAGAAACTGAATATTATAACAGCGTATTATTAGATCCAAGATTGGATCTAAATTTTCAGATAGGATATGGATTTAAATTAAACAATATTAATTTATTAAGCGGTATAGATCTTTTATTCGATTTTGGAATTAATGAACATATGGTATCTATAATAGATAATGATACATCCTTAATTAATAGAGTAACAGCCTTTGGAATATATACAGGAGTAGCTTTAAAATTTGATTTAACTAAAAATAATCAAAATCTTCTTCTTGGAATATCCGCTGGAGTTCAGTTTAATCCTTTATTAGGTGTGGATTATAAATCAGTTCCTATATCTCCTTATGTAAGACTATCATTTGAAAGAAAATTCTTTGATACTGAAAAAATAGATTTTATCGCAGGAGTACATTTATCTTATGAGAATATGATTTTTAATGCCGATGATATGAGTAATATATTTATTTATCATAGTGTCAAGCAATATCATTCTGTAGGTTTGATGTTTAGTTTTGGATTTTTCTTCGAGAATAGATAAAAGTTTTAAACAGGCTTATAACTGATATGTTATCAACTGTTCTAATAATACAATTAAGAATTTTTTATATTTAATTATCTTATTAATTATAAAATAAAACTTATAGAACTATAAAAATACTTTAATATAAATTTGTAAAAATAATATGTTTTGTATCGATGGAATTACATATATAGTGCTGATAGAATTTTTAATGAAGTATCATTACTATGTGTGCTTTTGCAACTTTGACGAAGTCCGGGAAAAGTTGATATAAAATAAAATAATTTTTTAACTATATTTAAAACCCCGCCCTTTATTCCTTTTTATCTGATTTATAATTTTTAACTTTCATTATCTTTATAGCTTGTTTATAAACTTTAGCACCCGCCCAAGATTTTATTAGATTTAATAAATTATTTAACGCACGATAAACTGAATTTTAAATATGAATTTAATTATAAATATAACTTTAATTATATATAAAAATTCGCTTACCGTGCGTCTTGGAAATAAATAAAACTACTCTAAATATGCATTAAAAAATCTATATAAACCCTGAGAATCATATTCTACATTTTTTAATTTTGGTGAAACTAGTAATGCCTCAGAATAAAAATATATCGGTACTATAGCATTGTCATTCATAAAAACATTTTCCGCTAAGTGAAGCGAATGCATCCTTATCTGATTGTTTTTATTAGTAGATGCTATGTCAATGTAATCATCAAATGCCTTATTTGAATATGAGCCGTAATTGTTAGGAGCATCACTTTTAAAAATGTTTAAAAAGTTTATAGGATCATTATAATCAGCATACCATAAATAAACGGCTAAATCAAAATTTCTGTCATACATATTTTGAAGATAAGAAGCCCATTCATGCTTAACTATTCTCACATCAATGTTTAAATTCTCTTTAAGCATACTTTGAACGGCATCAGCAATATTTATGTCAAACTCTCTTGTAGCTATAAGCAAATCAATTACAGGAAAATTTCTTCCGTTTTTGTATCCTGCTTGAGATAATAATTTTTTAGCTTCTTCTATGTTTTTCTGATAGTTAGAAGATATTATATACTCTCCTGCTTTAGTTCTAAAATCTCCGTTTATATCATTAATACCATAAGGGACTAAACTTCCAGCAGGTTTTTCCCCGCATCTTGTAATTGATTTTACTATATAATCTCTGTCAATTGCTAAAGATATGGCTCTTCTTACCTTTTCATTTTTTAAAACTTCTTTGTTTAGATTGAATCTGTAATAATATGATGCAGCAACAGGTACAATATGAACTATTCCTTTTTGCTTTAAGCTTTCGATATCATTTCTAGGAAAAGGCTTTGCAAAATGAATTGAATTATTAAGCACACCTGCAAGCGAGGTATTAGGCTCTTCCATTAAAAGAAATGTTAATTTGTTTGGTTTTATATTATCGTTATTCCAATAGTTTGTATTTCTTTCTAGTATTATGCTTTTATCGAAATTCCTTTCAGTCATTTTAAAAGCACCATTTCCAATATATGTTGCAGGCTTTAGAGTCCAATCATCTCCATATTCATTTATTATATCTTCGCGTACAGGATAAAAAGGAGGATAAGCAGCAAGCTCTAAAAAGTATGCAGTAGGGCTGTTTAATTCCACTTCAAATGTATAATCGTCTATTGCTCTTACTCCAAGCTCTTCTATAGTTTTTTCGCCGCTTATAACTTCTTTTGCATTTTTTATCACTTCAAAATAATAGCTGTATTTATTGGCAGTTTTTGGATCAACGGCTCTCCTCCAAGTATAAACAAAGTCCTGTGCTTTAACTTCTTTACCGTCACTCCATTTAGCATTGGTTCTCAAATGAAAAGTGTAGATATTGCCTGCTTTATTAATATCCCAGCTTTCAGCAGCTCCGCCTATTATTTTATTGTTGGCATCTTTTTTTGTAAGACCTTCAAAAGCATGAAGAATATATATCATAGTGAGATTATCTGTGTTTAAAGTGGGATCCATAGTTAAAGGTTCTGGAGCAAGATTTATAACTATATCATTATTACTCATTTCTTTTTTTGAACAAGATACGAATACAATTAACAGAATTAATAAAATAGCAGTAATTATTTTTTTGAACATTCGTTTTTCCTTTGATTAATTTATAAAAAGTAAGCTTATATTTAATAATTACTTGTATACAAATAATTAATATATGCACTTTTGCCTGCTGACACCTGCCAAAGGCACGCTTCGCGAGGCGTACTTCGTATGGTTCTCTGACGAAGTCGAAGTAAAAAGAACAACATAAAAATTGAGAAACTTAAAAATTTTCAGTATATACCTAAACAATTACATTTTGTCAATTTTTATATTTTGTAAATATATTATCAACTTTTTTGTCGCTCAAAAAAGTTGCAAAAAACGCATATACTACGACTTAATATTTTAAGAATATGTATTAAATGTAATATAATACCATAGTTTTATGTCAGACCTAAAGGTGGACTTCGTCAAATGCAGTCTTTTTGGTTCTTTTGGTCACAAAAAGAACTTGGGGTGTGGGGGCAAAGCCACCACAAGCAATAAAATTAAAAATCTAAATTTTAAGTTTATAAAATAAAGTTTATACTGTCATGAATTTAATATATGCTTTTTTACTCATAAATAATACTTTATTATTATTGATAAAATAGTGCATTTAAAATTAATCATTTCAGTATATCATTTATAGAAGATACACATAAATCAACAGCCTTATCTATTTCATCTTCATTTATAATTAAAGGCGGATTAAAATAAATTACATTTCCCAAAGGTCTTAATAGAAGTCCTCTTTGAAGTGCCTTTTTATATATTTGATAACCCATTCTAAGTTTAGAGTCAAATCCTTCTTTTGTATTTTTATCAGTAACTAATTCCATAGCATTGATAAGCCCTATATTTCTAATCTCTCCTATATTTTTATGATCAAGTAATTTTTCTTTTAATTTATTATTTAAATATTTCGCTCTTACTTGAGCCTTGTTTATAATATCATCCTCCCTTAAAACTTTTTGTACAGCCAAAGCAGCAGAACAGCCAAGAGGATTTCCGCTATAAGTATGACTATGCATAAAAGCCTTTCCTTCATTATAGTCAGCATAGAAAGCATCGTATATTTTGTCGGTGGTTATTGTTATAGCCATAGGCATGTATCCGCCTGTTAAGCCTTTTGAAATACACATTATATCAAGACTTATATTAGCATGATCACATGCAAACATTTTTCCTGTGCGTCCGAAATTTGTAGCTATCTCATCAACAATAAAAACTACATTGTATTTATCGCAAAGATCTCTTAATTTTTTCAAGTATAGGGGAGGATATATTCTCATTCCTGCACTGGCCTGAAGCAAAGGCTCTACTATAATAGCACAAGTTTCTTCTCCGTATTCTTTAAACTTTTTTTCAGCATCTTCAAAACATTCGCATTTGCAAGTTTCTCTGTTTTGATTGTATTTACATCTGTAGCAGTCAGGTGCTTCTATATGTATAGTGTCCATTAACATAGGCTTGTATATTTTTGCATATAAGTCTAAACTTCCAACGGATAATGCACCGATAGTTTCACCATGATAACCGTCAGTAAAACACATGAATTTTATTTTTTTAGTATTTCCTATTTGATGCTGATATTGAAAAGCCATTTTTAATGCAGCTTCTATAGATGAAGAACCATTATCAGAAAAATTGAATTTACTAAGTCCTTTTGGAAGTATCTTTACAAGCTCTTCGCATAATTTAATAGCTCCTTCATGGGAGAAGTTTGCAAATATTACATGCTCTAATCTGTCAAGCTGTGCTTTGATATTGGCATTTATTTTTTCATTGCAATGCCCAAGTAAATTGCACCACCAAGAACTTACAATATCAATATACTCTTTTCCGTCTTTATCGTATAAATAAATTCCTTTTCCTCTGTCTATAATAATTGGAGGAAGTTCTTCATAATCTTTCATCTGCGAGCAAGGATGCCAAATATATTTTAAATCCTTTTCTTCTAATGTCATAATGAGTCCTTTATTAAGTACATATATTAAAAATAAAAAATTAAATAAAAAATATTATTCAAATAGAGTTTCTATATTTTTTTCATCTAGTTTTAAAATACCGTCTATAACAACGCCTATAATTTTTACTCCTGTCATCTCCTCTATCATTTTTTTATTATCATCATGCATTTCATTTGCCATTTCAAATCTATTTAATATTACGCCATTAACTTTTAGATTTTTACTTCTCATATATTCTATAGTTAAGACAGTAGAATTAATCGTGCCAAGTCCTGCATCTGCGATTATAAGAGAAGGTATATTTAATTCTTTTATGATATCTTCTAAAAATATTTTTTGATTATTATCATATCGAATAGGGCATATTATACCGCCGCTTCCTTCTACTATCATATAATTATGTCTGTTATCTATATTTTTATAAGCATTTTTTATAATCTCCATATCCGGAGGATTCCCCTCAATTTGGGCTGCCAAATGAGGGGAATAGGCATGCTTATAAGTGTATGACACCATTTCATCATAAGAATCTAATAAATCGGCTTGCTGTTTTACATACCAAGCATCGCTGTCTGTTATATCAAGACTTCCGCTTAATGCTGCTTTATAGTATCCGATATTCAATCCCTTATCTTTCATGTGTTTTGCAATTAAGCCTGATACATAAGTTTTACCTATATCAGTACCTGTTGCTGTTATAAAAATAGCTTTAGCCATAAATATTTCCTAATAAATTAATCTTTATTATAAATTAGTCTTCTTTTAACTCTATTTTATATCCTAATTCTTCAACCATTTTTTTATCTGTTTCTATTGAAATGCCTGCGGTTGTGAGCATGTCGCCTGTTATAGCTGCATTAGCTCCGGATAAAAAGCATGATCTTCCTTTATCTTTCATAAGTCCTCTTCCGCCTGCAAGTCTTATGAATGCTCTAGGATTAATGAATCTGTATATCGCAACAATTCTTCTCATATCATCTTCAGTAAGAGGTTCAATATTTTCAAAAGGAGTGCTTGCTATAGGATTAAGCATATTAACAGGTATTGACATTATTCCTAATTCTCTAAGCTCTATTGCCATATCGATTCTGTCTTCCCAAGTTTCGCCCATTCCCATAATACCGCCGCTGCATACAACCATTCCTGCTTTTTGTGCTGATTTTATAGCATTGATTTTATCATCATAAGTATGAGTAGTGCATACTTTAGGAAAGAAATTTCTTGAAGCCTCTAAATTATTATGAACTCTTTTAAGTCCTGCATTCTTCATTTTGCTGAATCCTTCCTCATCAAGCAAGCCTAAAGAAGCACATACATATCCTTCAGTTTCTTTATTAATGGTTTCTATTGCATCATAAACTTCATCAATCTCTTTTCCGTATAAAGCTCTTCCTGATGTTACTATAGAGTATCTTAAAACACCTTTATTAAAATCGCTTTTTCCTTGTTCTAATATTTTTTCTTTATCTAGAATATCGTATTCATCGCATTTTGTATCATAATGAGATGACTGTGCACAGAATTTACAGTTTTCTGAGCATTTTCCGCTTTTAGCATTTATTATTGAGCACATATCAAATATATTAGAGCAGAAATATTTTCTTATTCCATTGGCTACAGAGCATAAATCTTCTAATGGTGCTTCTACTAATTTCATGGCTTCTTCTTTTGTTATATCATAACCTTTTATTATTTTCTCTCTTAATTCTTCTAAAGATATTTCTTTTTTTATAATTAAATCTATATTGCTCATATATTATAACCTCCTATTTATGATACTCTATGATTTACACTCCCTGAAACTATTCTGTCTATTTTGCCGTCTTGAAATTCCGCTACAAGAGCAAAAGT
It contains:
- a CDS encoding co-chaperone GroES — protein: MSSIKPLADRVLLKVLEQEEKTSSGILLPDTAKEKTQKAEVVEVGDSEDIKVKKGDIVIYDKYAGIQIKEGDTEFLIVKNEEIVALIK
- a CDS encoding adenine phosphoribosyltransferase, giving the protein MELKDYIRNIQDYPKKGILFRDITTLLQNKDAFKYAIDKMAEQISSEKIDYIVGAESRGFLIGSALAYKLNCGFIPVRKKGKLPYKTISEEYALEYGTDTLYMHEDAIKKGERVLIVDDLIATGGTALAMIKMVEKLEGVVVGSSFLIELKELNGRKEIEKYPVNVLIEY
- the xylB gene encoding xylulokinase, whose amino-acid sequence is MNYYIGIDLGTSSVKTLIMSSNGKIAALSQKDYDFDKPYYNFSEQDVDIWWESTIFTIKDSINQLRKVDSNYKISGISFSGQMHGLVALDKNGNVLRKAILWCDSRSVKELNYINNIVGLEKIMQINHSPIAVGFLLPSLIWIKNNEPNIYENIYKVILPKDYIRYKLTGIISSDITDAAATGVFDSDNSSWSDYIIEKLNLERKIFPDIFYPYEISGYITEKASKETGLEIGVKVSYGGADQVMQAIGNGIINTNTASITIGTGGQILMPIDKPIYDKKNMASHTFNFLFPDTWYYLGAALSSGLALKWAKNNFCNINETFKDIDLKVKDINPGSNGIIFLPYLAGERTPHMNSDASAMFLGLTLNHNRYHILRAVMEGVVYSLKDCFRILTDDLNIECNRLIASGGGSYSDVWLQIQSDILDREIYVSKTKEQAALGAAMTSAISNKEYSNYEEAVNNIIKYNDKPVMPINEHVKIYNEYYQIFRECYQNNHKLMLKIKNII
- a CDS encoding peptide ABC transporter substrate-binding protein codes for the protein MFKKIITAILLILLIVFVSCSKKEMSNNDIVINLAPEPLTMDPTLNTDNLTMIYILHAFEGLTKKDANNKIIGGAAESWDINKAGNIYTFHLRTNAKWSDGKEVKAQDFVYTWRRAVDPKTANKYSYYFEVIKNAKEVISGEKTIEELGVRAIDDYTFEVELNSPTAYFLELAAYPPFYPVREDIINEYGDDWTLKPATYIGNGAFKMTERNFDKSIILERNTNYWNNDNIKPNKLTFLLMEEPNTSLAGVLNNSIHFAKPFPRNDIESLKQKGIVHIVPVAASYYYRFNLNKEVLKNEKVRRAISLAIDRDYIVKSITRCGEKPAGSLVPYGINDINGDFRTKAGEYIISSNYQKNIEEAKKLLSQAGYKNGRNFPVIDLLIATREFDINIADAVQSMLKENLNIDVRIVKHEWASYLQNMYDRNFDLAVYLWYADYNDPINFLNIFKSDAPNNYGSYSNKAFDDYIDIASTNKNNQIRMHSLHLAENVFMNDNAIVPIYFYSEALLVSPKLKNVEYDSQGLYRFFNAYLE
- the bioA gene encoding adenosylmethionine--8-amino-7-oxononanoate transaminase, yielding MTLEEKDLKYIWHPCSQMKDYEELPPIIIDRGKGIYLYDKDGKEYIDIVSSWWCNLLGHCNEKINANIKAQLDRLEHVIFANFSHEGAIKLCEELVKILPKGLSKFNFSDNGSSSIEAALKMAFQYQHQIGNTKKIKFMCFTDGYHGETIGALSVGSLDLYAKIYKPMLMDTIHIEAPDCYRCKYNQNRETCKCECFEDAEKKFKEYGEETCAIIVEPLLQASAGMRIYPPLYLKKLRDLCDKYNVVFIVDEIATNFGRTGKMFACDHANISLDIMCISKGLTGGYMPMAITITTDKIYDAFYADYNEGKAFMHSHTYSGNPLGCSAALAVQKVLREDDIINKAQVRAKYLNNKLKEKLLDHKNIGEIRNIGLINAMELVTDKNTKEGFDSKLRMGYQIYKKALQRGLLLRPLGNVIYFNPPLIINEDEIDKAVDLCVSSINDILK
- the bioD gene encoding dethiobiotin synthase codes for the protein MAKAIFITATGTDIGKTYVSGLIAKHMKDKGLNIGYYKAALSGSLDITDSDAWYVKQQADLLDSYDEMVSYTYKHAYSPHLAAQIEGNPPDMEIIKNAYKNIDNRHNYMIVEGSGGIICPIRYDNNQKIFLEDIIKELNIPSLIIADAGLGTINSTVLTIEYMRSKNLKVNGVILNRFEMANEMHDDNKKMIEEMTGVKIIGVVIDGILKLDEKNIETLFE
- the bioB gene encoding biotin synthase BioB — its product is MSNIDLIIKKEISLEELREKIIKGYDITKEEAMKLVEAPLEDLCSVANGIRKYFCSNIFDMCSIINAKSGKCSENCKFCAQSSHYDTKCDEYDILDKEKILEQGKSDFNKGVLRYSIVTSGRALYGKEIDEVYDAIETINKETEGYVCASLGLLDEEGFSKMKNAGLKRVHNNLEASRNFFPKVCTTHTYDDKINAIKSAQKAGMVVCSGGIMGMGETWEDRIDMAIELRELGIMSIPVNMLNPIASTPFENIEPLTEDDMRRIVAIYRFINPRAFIRLAGGRGLMKDKGRSCFLSGANAAITGDMLTTAGISIETDKKMVEELGYKIELKED